Proteins encoded together in one Flavobacteriales bacterium window:
- a CDS encoding LapA family protein — translation MKNTITLIAATIIFLFVVSFTLQNSADIPLKILFWESQGSLAMMIALTFTSGILVAILALLPKIIRLRHELRETNKKYSLLQKQSIQKSTNKN, via the coding sequence ATGAAAAACACGATCACCCTGATAGCAGCCACGATCATATTTCTTTTTGTCGTGTCCTTTACCTTGCAAAATTCAGCTGACATACCGCTGAAAATTCTTTTTTGGGAGTCACAAGGCTCTCTGGCCATGATGATCGCGCTGACATTTACATCGGGCATTCTGGTTGCCATCCTTGCCCTGCTACCAAAAATTATCCGGCTCAGGCATGAGCTCAGGGAAACTAATAAAAAATACAGCCTTCTTCAAAAACAATCGATACAGAAAAGCACCAACAAAAATTAA
- a CDS encoding DNA starvation/stationary phase protection protein encodes MKTKDKPMKTYAKLGFSHLETKEIVENLNILLANYHIHYQKLRNFHWNVEGPDFFDLHQKFEEQYNEVKLNIDAVAERIRVFGKKPQSTLREYLETAGIEETSSALTSREMMQEVLYDFEKLISYMMDVIGSANRIGDTGTVDMVTKFIRRMEKKHWMYSSWLKQERVYETA; translated from the coding sequence ATGAAAACCAAAGATAAACCAATGAAGACCTACGCCAAACTCGGGTTTTCCCATTTGGAAACAAAAGAGATCGTTGAAAACCTCAACATTCTTCTGGCCAATTACCACATACACTATCAGAAACTCAGAAACTTCCATTGGAATGTGGAAGGTCCCGATTTCTTTGACCTGCATCAGAAGTTCGAGGAGCAGTACAACGAAGTGAAGCTCAACATCGATGCTGTTGCAGAACGCATCCGGGTATTCGGTAAAAAACCGCAAAGCACTCTAAGAGAATATCTGGAAACTGCCGGCATCGAGGAAACATCGAGCGCCCTCACCTCAAGGGAAATGATGCAGGAAGTACTTTACGATTTTGAGAAACTGATCTCATATATGATGGATGTCATCGGGTCCGCTAACCGGATCGGCGACACTGGTACGGTGGACATGGTTACCAAATTCATCCGCCGCATGGAAAAGAAACACTGGATGTATTCCTCCTGGCTCAAGCAAGAGCGTGTGTATGAAACGGCGTAG
- a CDS encoding transcriptional regulator, producing the protein MDYKQAREEFIQAWGSLGSSWGINHTMAQIHALLMISPDAMTTDEVMEQLGISRGNANMNLRALIGWGIVRKESRPGDRKEYFSAEKDVWVLATQVAQERKKRELDPVLRMLNQVKAIPENKKSKEITTFKKVTADLSDFAGKMDMTLGTFVKAEQNWFFGKLLKMFK; encoded by the coding sequence ATGGATTATAAACAAGCACGGGAGGAGTTTATACAGGCATGGGGTAGCCTTGGCTCAAGCTGGGGAATCAATCACACCATGGCCCAGATTCATGCGTTGCTCATGATCTCACCCGATGCTATGACCACCGATGAGGTGATGGAGCAATTGGGTATTTCAAGAGGGAATGCGAACATGAACCTGCGGGCACTCATCGGATGGGGCATCGTACGAAAGGAAAGCCGTCCCGGAGACCGCAAGGAGTACTTCTCGGCTGAAAAGGATGTTTGGGTGCTGGCAACGCAAGTGGCGCAGGAGAGGAAGAAGAGGGAACTGGACCCTGTGTTGCGTATGCTTAACCAGGTGAAGGCCATTCCGGAGAACAAGAAGTCAAAAGAGATCACAACCTTTAAGAAGGTAACTGCAGACCTTTCCGATTTTGCCGGAAAGATGGATATGACGCTGGGTACGTTCGTTAAGGCAGAGCAGAACTGGTTCTTCGGAAAGCTGCTTAAAATGTTCAAGTGA